In Rhodanobacter humi, the genomic stretch GGCCGCCGTCTGCCGCGGCTGGAAAAGGGCGAGGACGTGCCGCTGAAGGACGTCCAGACTGACCAGCACTTCACCGAGCCGCCGCCGCGCTATTCGGAAGCCTCGCTGGTAAAGGCGCTGGAGGAATACGGCATCGGCCGTCCGTCCACCTACGCCAGCATCATCCAGGTGCTGCTGAACCGCGAATACGTGCTGCTCGACAGCCGCCGCTTCAAGCCCACCGACATCGGCCGCGCGGTGGGCAAGTTCCTCGCCCAGCACTTCAGCCGCTACGTGGACTACGACTTCACCGCCAAGCTGGAAGACGAGCTCGACGCGGTGAGCCGCGGCGAGGAAGCCTGGGTGCCGCTGATGCAGCGCTTCTGGCAGCCGTTCAAGCAGCAGGTGGACGAGAAGACCGAATCGGTGGACCGCAGCGAGGCCACCGGTGCGCGCGAGCTGGGCACCGATCCCAAGAGCGGCAAGCCGGTGTTCGTGCGCCTGGGCCGCTTCGGACCGTATGCCGCGATCGGCGACAAGGACTCGGACGAGAAGCTGCAATTCGCCAGCCTGCGCCCCGGTCAGAGCATGCACACCATCACGCTCGCCGAGGCGCTGGAGCTGTTCAAGCTGCCGCGCCAGCTGGGCGCCGCGCCGAACGGCGACGAGGTGAGCGTGGGCATCGGCCGCTTCGGCCCGTTCGTGAAACAGGGCGGCACCTACGCTTCGCTCAAGCCCGAGGACGATCCCTACACCATCGAACTGCCGCGCGCGATGCAGCTGGTGGAAGAGAAACTCACCCTGCTCGCGAACCGCGTGATCGCGGACTTCGGCAACGGCGTGCAGGTGCTCAACGGCCGCTACGGCCCCTACATCACCGACGGCGAGAAGAACGCGCGCATCCCCAAGGACCAGGAGCCCAAGGAACTCACCGAGGCGCAGTGCCTGGAGCTGCTCGCCGCCGCACCGGTGAAGAAGGGCGGCCGCTTCGGCAAGAAGACCGCCGCCGTGAAAAAGACCGCGGCGAAGAAGGAACCGGCCGCGAAGAAGACGGCGGTGAAGAAGGCCGCCGCCAAGAAGGCGCCGGCGAAGAAGACGGCCACCAAGAAAACCGCGACCAAGAAGGCTGCCGCGAAGAAGGTCGCCGCGAAGAAGACGCCCGCCTGATGCGCGCCATGTTGCGGGCTTCGCGTTTGCCCGCTGCCGCCCGGGGAACGGCAATGCCCGTAGGTCGGGCTTCAGCCCGACACACGGAACAAGTCGGGCTGAAGCCCGACCTACGGCCCGACCTGCGCCAGCCCCATGCATCCGGCTGCCGCACCCCCATGGGCATGGCGCCCGTGGATCACTGACCCGATGCCGCAAACCTTCACCCTGGCCGAACTCGCCGCCGCCGCCGCGCTGCTGCGCGCGGGCGGCGTGCTGGCCTATCCCACCGAGGCAGTCTACGGCCTGGGTTGCGACCCGCACGACCGCGCGGCGTTCGACCAGATCTTCGCGTTGAAGCAGCGTCCCGCCACCCAGGGCGTACTGCTGATCGCCGCCGACTTCGTCCAGGTCGAGCGCTACATCGACTTCGCGCAGGTACCCGACACGGTGCTGAACGAGGTGCGCGCCAGCTGGCCCGGCCCGCACACCTGGATCTTCCCGCGCAGCGCCGCCGTGCCCGACTGGGTGGTCGGTGCACACGCGGGCATCGCACTGCGCGTCACCGCCCACGAACCCGCTGCCGCGCTGTGCCGCGCGTATGGCGGCGCACTGGTTTCCACCAGCGCGAACCCGCACGGTAGGCCGCCCGCGAAGAGCGCACAGACCGTGCGCGACTACTTCGGCGACACGCTGGCCGGCCTGCTCGACGCCCCGCTGGGCGCACAGGACCGCCCCACCACCATCCGCGATGCACTCACCGGCGCTATCATCCGCGCCTGACTCGCCGGTGAATCGCGACTGCGACTGGCGAGCGCGATTCAGCAGCGCGAGCAAGGGGAACCCCTAGCATCCGGACGCCACCCTCGCATGGGCGGGGCGCAGCGCGGCCGCTGGTGGCCGCCAACCTGGGAGAGCAGCAACACTTGGCCATCGTCCACGACAGCCTGGAGCGTGAATCGGCGCAAGCCGTGCTGCCCCTGCTGCACGCCGGGGACCCATGCCGCATCGTGGCCTGGCGCCACGGCGTGGCGGTGCGCGCGGCGCAGTTCCTCGCCCACGTCGAACAGGTCGCCGCGTTGCTGCCCGAGGCGAGCGCCGCGGTGAACCTGTGCGAGGACCGCTACGCCTTCCTGGTCGCGTTCTGCGCCATCGCGCGGCGCGGCCAGGCCAACCTGCTGCCGCCTTCGCGCGCGCCGCAGGCGGTTGAGGAAGTGATGGCCGCGCACCCCGGCAGCTATGCGCTGGGCGAACTGGCGCTGTCACCCGCGCCGCACGGCTACCGCAAGCTGCCCGTGCTGGACGTCGATCCCGACGCCGTGTCGGCGCTGGCGCCGGCGATACCCGCCGAACAGATCGTGGCGATCGGCTACACCTCCGGCTCCACCGGCGCGCCGCGCGCCAACGCCAAGAGCTGGCGCAACCTCACCGCCAGCAGCGCCGGCACCCGGGCGATGCTCGCCGCCGTGGCCGGCGAGCGCTTCCACGTGGTCGCCACCGTGCCGCCGCAGCACATCTACGGCATCGAGATGAGCGTGCTGCTGCCGCTGCTCGGCGAGGTGGGCGTGCACGCGGGGCGGCCGTTCTTCCCCGCCGACGTGGCCGCCGGGCTGGCCGAGGTGCCCGCGCCGCGCGTGCTGGTGACCACGCCAGTGCATCTGCGTGCGCTGGTCGCCGACGGCACCGCGCTGCCGCCGCTGGCGGCGATCCTGTCCGCCACCGCGCCGCTGCCGCCCGAGTTGGCGCAGGCCGCCGAACAGGCCTTCGGCGCGCCGCTGCTGGAAGTGTTCGGCTCCACCGAGACCTGCGCCTTCGCCAGCCGTCGCGTGACCCGCGACGTGGACTGGACGCTGTACGAAGGCGTGCGCCTGCACCCGCAGCCCGACGGCACCCTGATCGAGGCGCCCCAGCTCGACGCCCCGGTGGTGCTGGCCGACATCGTGAGCCTGCACGACGAAGGCCGTCGCTTCCGCCTGTGCGGCCGCAACACCGATCTGCTGGAAATCGCCGGCAAGCGCGCCTCGCTGGGCGACCTCACCCGGCGCCTGCTGGCGATACCGGGTGTGCAGGACGGCATCGTGTTCCAGCTCGATGAACCCGACGCCGCCGGCGTGCGCCGCATCGCCGCGCTGGCGGTGGCGCCCGCGCTCACCGAGGCGGCGATCCTCGACGCCTTGCGCCGCGCCATCGACCCGGTGTTCCTGCCCCGCCGCCTGCGCCTGGTGGATGTACTGCCGCGCAACGAGACGGGCAAGTTGCCGCGCGGCGCGCTGCTGGACCTGCTGGACTGACTCGCCGGGTTCTGCCTGCCGAAAATCCGGCGGCGGCGACGGCTTCGCACGCAATCGTCCCGTTGCGAAGCGGCCGCTTTCAGCGCGGCAGTCGTTGCCGCGCCGACAAGCACGAGGTCATTCCCGCAGCGCAGGGTGATCCGCGCGGGGCTTGTCCAGGTGGTGGCCCTGCACCATGTCCACGCCGAATTCCCGCAGCAGGCGCAAGGTTTCCTCGTCTTCCACGAATTCGGCCACGGAGTGCTTGCCCATGCCGCGGGCCACTTCGATGATGGAGCGCACGAACACCTGGTTGTCGCGGTCGTGCGGCAGGTTGCGGATGAACAGACCGTCGATCTTGAGCATGTCCACCTTGAGGTGCTTGAGGTAGGCGAACGAGGCGAAGCCGCTGCCGAAATCGTCCAGGCACAGGGTGCAGCCGGCGTGCCGCAGCGCGTCGATGAAGCGCTCGGCGTCGCGCAGGTCGGAAATGGCGGCCGTCTCGGTCAGCTCCACCAGCAACCGCTTCGGCGCCACGCCCCGCCTGGCCAGCTCGGTGGTGATGAAGCCGGGCAGGTCGGGATCGTCGAACGAGCGCCCCGAGATGTTGATGGCCAGGGCCGGCAGCCGGGGGTGTGCGGCCAGCAACGCGATGCTTTCGCGCACCACCCAGCGGTCGATGTCGAGGATCTTGCCGCTTTTCTCGGCGTGGCCGATGAACTGGTCCGGCAGGATGCACTGCGCGGGATCGGCCTCGTCCACCATGCGTACCAGCGCTTCCAGGTGGGTCATCCCGCCGTCGCTCGTGCGGTACACGCCCTGGAAATGCAGGCGCAGCAGGTTGCGTTCGAGCGCGTGCTCGATGCGCTCGTTCCAGGCCAGGCGGGTGGCCATGGCCTGCACGGCGTTGCGGTCGGAGCGGTAGACGTTCCAGCGGTTCTTGCCCAGGCGCTTGGCCTGGTACATCGCCATGTCGGCATGCGACACGAGTTCTTCCGCGCCCTGGCCGTGGTCGGGGTAGTGCGCCACGCCCAGGCTGGCGGTCAGCCGCAGGGACTGTCCTTCGATTTCCAGCGCCATCCGCCCCACGGTGCGCACGATGCGCTCCGCCAGCACCAGGGCGCCGTCCAGCGTGGCGTGGGGCATGAACACGGCGAACTCGTCGCCGCCCAGCCGGCACAAGCTGTCGGTTCCGCGCACCAGCGCCCTGGTTTCGCCCGCCACGCGCAGCAGCATCGCATCGCCCGCGAAATGGCCGAAGGTGTCGTTGACGTACTTGAACTCGTCCAGGTCGAAGAGCA encodes the following:
- a CDS encoding L-threonylcarbamoyladenylate synthase, giving the protein MPQTFTLAELAAAAALLRAGGVLAYPTEAVYGLGCDPHDRAAFDQIFALKQRPATQGVLLIAADFVQVERYIDFAQVPDTVLNEVRASWPGPHTWIFPRSAAVPDWVVGAHAGIALRVTAHEPAAALCRAYGGALVSTSANPHGRPPAKSAQTVRDYFGDTLAGLLDAPLGAQDRPTTIRDALTGAIIRA
- a CDS encoding AMP-binding protein; its protein translation is MAIVHDSLERESAQAVLPLLHAGDPCRIVAWRHGVAVRAAQFLAHVEQVAALLPEASAAVNLCEDRYAFLVAFCAIARRGQANLLPPSRAPQAVEEVMAAHPGSYALGELALSPAPHGYRKLPVLDVDPDAVSALAPAIPAEQIVAIGYTSGSTGAPRANAKSWRNLTASSAGTRAMLAAVAGERFHVVATVPPQHIYGIEMSVLLPLLGEVGVHAGRPFFPADVAAGLAEVPAPRVLVTTPVHLRALVADGTALPPLAAILSATAPLPPELAQAAEQAFGAPLLEVFGSTETCAFASRRVTRDVDWTLYEGVRLHPQPDGTLIEAPQLDAPVVLADIVSLHDEGRRFRLCGRNTDLLEIAGKRASLGDLTRRLLAIPGVQDGIVFQLDEPDAAGVRRIAALAVAPALTEAAILDALRRAIDPVFLPRRLRLVDVLPRNETGKLPRGALLDLLD